In Spinacia oleracea cultivar Varoflay chromosome 5, BTI_SOV_V1, whole genome shotgun sequence, a single window of DNA contains:
- the LOC110775944 gene encoding carboxyl-terminal-processing peptidase 2, chloroplastic, producing the protein MEVISRLTFASVSYPFISSNLNPTPMLNSFNFRVLSWNSAPTNVAEAHLHRLLLRKLNPANDRVVGISNFGCSCRLDLWPSWRRHKRLFFQNGVSTIRWEVKKCSPKFYKIVSNYEKCKRHIYVPFVRLVVGVVLLMSVSVALNQGPSWSLSEENRIFLEAWRTIDRAYVDKTFNGQSWFRYRENALRNEPMNSREETYTAIRKMVATLNDPFTRFLEPEKLKSLRSGTQSSLTGVGISIGPTAVDQSSTGLVVISATPGAPASRAGILPGDVILAIDDASTDKMGIYEAANILQGPDGSSVDLTICSRDEIKHVVLKRERITLSPVKSRLCEMPGSAKDAPPKVGYIKLTSFTENASDAVKEAIETLRSNNVNAFVLDLRDNSGGLFPEGIEIAKIWLNKGVIVYICDSRGVRDIYDVEGSSAVAGSEPLVVLVNKGTASASEILAGALKDNKRAVVFGEPTYGKGKIQSVFELSDGSGLAVTVARYETPAHTDIDKVGIKPDHPLPASFPKDENDFCTCVQDPSSTCYLNGVQLFSR; encoded by the exons ATGGAGGTTATCTCGCGCCTCACCTTTGCTTCCGTTTCTTATCCCTTCATTTCTTCCAACCTTAATCCAACACCCATGCTCAATTCTTTCAATTTCAGG GTGCTTTCCTGGAACAGTGCCCCCACAAATGTTGCAGAAGCTCATCTCCACCGCCTTTTACTGAGGAAATTGAATCCTGCTAATGATCGGGTTGTTGGGATCTCTAACTTTGGTTGTTCATGCCGGTTAGATCTTTGGCCAAGTTGGAGACGTCATAAGAGGTTATTTTTCCAGAATGGTGTATCTACAATAAGGTGGGAGGTCAAGAAGTGCAGTCCCAAATTTTATAAGATAGTCAGCAACTATGAAAAATGCAAACGTCATATCTATGTCCCCTTTGTTCGTTTGGTTGTTGGAGTTGTATTGCTTATGTCTGTTTCCGTAGCTTTAAACCAGGGCCCATCTT GGTCCCTTTCTGAGGAGAATCGAATTTTCCTAGAAGCGTGGAGAACAATAGATCGTGCTTATGTTGACAAAACTTTTAATGGACAAAGTTGGTTTCGCTATAGGGAGAATGCACTGCGCAATGAGCCGATGAACAGCAGAGAAGAGACAT ATACCGCAATAAGAAAGATGGTTGCTACACTGAATGATCCATTCACTCGTTTTCTGGAACCCGAAAAATTAAAGAGTTTGCGG TCTGGAACTCAGAGTTCGCTTACGGGTGTAGGGATATCTATTGGCCCCACCGCCGTTGACCAATCATCCACTGGATTAGTTGTAATCTCAGCTACTCCTGGGGCTCCTGCCAGTAGGGCCGGCATCTTGCCTGGTGATGTAATATTGGCAATTGATGATGCAAGTACTGACAAAATGGGCATATATGAGGCAGCAAATATCTTACA GGGACCTGATGGAAGTTCTGTTGATTTGACTATTTGCAGCAGGGATGAGATAAAACATGTGGTGCTGAA GCGTGAGAGAATAACTCTAAGCCCAGTAAAATCCAGATTATGTGAGATGCCTGGTTCAGCAAAGGATGCTCCTCCAAAAGTTGGATATATCAAGTTAACATCGTTCACTGAGAATGCTTCTG ATGCAGTAAAGGAAGCTATAGAGACACTTAGAAGTAACAATGTTAATGCTTTTGTGCTGGACCTTCGAGATAATAG CGGTGGTCTCTTTCCAGAGGGAATCGAGATAGCCAAAATTTG GTTGAACAAAGGAGTTATTGTATATATATGTGATAGTCGTGGTGTTCGTGATATATATGATGTTGAAGGGAGCAGTGCTGTAGCTGGTTCAGAACCTCTTGTTGTTCTG GTGAACAAGGGAACTGCAAGTGCTAGTGAAATATTAGCTGGGGCATTAAAGGACAACAAACGAGCAGTGGTATTTGGAGAGCCCACATATGGAAAGGG CAAGATACAGTCAGTTTTCGAGCTATCTGATGGATCTGGCTTAGCAGTCACAGTTGCTCGCTATGAGACTCCTGCTCACACAGATATTGACAAG GTGGGAATCAAACCAGATCATCCTCTCCCAGCATCTTTTCCAAAggatgaaaatgatttctgcACCTGCGTCCAAGATCCATCGTCTACTTGTTATCTCAACGGCGTACAACTCTTTTCAAGATGA